The stretch of DNA CATGGGAATCATGCGAATCAATTGCGCGCACGATTCGGCGCCGGTCTGGGAACGGATGGTCGGGCATCTGCGCGACGCGGAGCGCGCGTCGGGCAAGCGGTGCCGGGTGTCGGTCGATCTCGCCGGCCCGAAGCTGCGCACCGGTCCGATCGCCCCCGGACCGGCCGTCGTCAAGCTGCGGCCGGTCCGCAATGCCGTCGGGCAGGTGACCGAACCCGCCCGCGTGCGGCTGGTCGCCGGCAGCGGTCAACCCGACGCGAAAGTGCCCGCGATCCCCGTCGAACCGGCGCTCGTCGACAACGCCAAAGCCGGCGACACCCTCGTTTTCGCCGACGCGCGCGGCCGCAAGCGGGTGCTTCGCGTCACGGAGGTCCGTTCGGGCGAGTGCCGGTGCGAGACCGCCAAATCGGCCTACCTCGTGCCCGGCACGAGCCTTGCGTTGCGGCGCAAGCGAACGTCGATCGCGCACGGCGAAGTGGGCGCGCTGCCCACGGTCGAACAGTGGATCGCATTGCACGTGGGCGACACGCTGGACGTCGTGTGCGGCGACACCCCCGGTCGCGATGCGATCCACGACGGCGCGGGGCGGGTGGCCGAACCGGCCTTCATTTCGTGCGCGCTGGCCGAAGTGTTCAGCGGCGCGCGCGCCGGCCAGCCGATCCTGTTCGACGACGGCAAGATCCACGGCGTGATAACCGACGTCGCCGCCGACCGGCTGCGGGTGGAGATCACCGGGGCCGCAGGAGGCGCGGCGAAACTCCGGTCCGAAAAGGGCATCAACCTGCCGGACTCGGAACTGCCGCTACCGGCCCTGACGACAAAGGACATCGACGACCTCGCGTTCGTCGCGAAGCACGCGGACGCGGTCGCGATGTCGTTCGTGCAGCGGCCGGAAGACATCGACGACCTGCTGCGCGAGATCGGCGAACTCGACGCGCAACAACTCGGCATCGTGCTGAAGATCGAAACGAAAACCGCGTTCACGCGGCTGCCGGATCTGTTGTTCAGCGCGATGCGGCATGCGCCGGTCGCGGTGATGATCGCGCGCGGCGATCTCGGCGTGGAGGTCGGCTTCGAGCGGCTGTCCGAGGTGCAGGAGGAGATGCTGTGGCTGTGCGAGGCGGCGCACGTGCCGGTCATCTGGGCCACGCAGGTGCTCGAATCGCTGGCGAAAGGCGGCATGCCGTCACGCGCGGAAGTCAGCGATGCGGCGATGGGCAGCCGCGCCGAATGCGTGATGCTGAACAAGGGGCCTTATATCCTCGAAACGCTCGGATTCCTGACGGACGTGCTCGGCCGGATCGAGGAGCATCATCACAAAAAAACGCCGCGCCTGCGCAAGCTGCGGGTGGCCAGCGGTCATGCGTCGGCGGAGTGACGCAACAACGCGAAGACGGTCGGATACGAGCCCGCCCCTAGCCCGCCTCGACCCGGTTGCGCCCCGACTGCTTCGCCCGATAAAGCGCCCGGTCCGCGCGTTTCATCAGCGTATCGACGTCGCGCTCCCCGGCGTCGCGCGTGACCACGCCGATGCTGACGGTGAACGGAATCGGCTTCAGATGCCACTCGTGCGCGAAGTCCTGCTGCTCGATGCGCCGCCGCAGCGTTTCCGCGATCGTATGCGCGAGCCCCGCATCCGCGCCGGGCAGCGCCGCGACGAACTCCTCGCCGCCCCAGCGCGCGAACAGATTCGCTTCGTGCGTCATCGACATCCCGACTTTCGCGAGCACGCGCAGCACTTCGTCGCC from Paraburkholderia caballeronis encodes:
- a CDS encoding pyruvate kinase, coding for MNATPETASDVSWPPRLAQVKHEVEALRHAALAAEQEFSAEIASTAPTLRDSAVNLAHYLAVRRHDLRALQDELARLGLSSLGRMEAHVMASLQAVLRVLHALLGEPAPADVVDDSPVTFDSGPALLALHTKAILGLAPHGRETRIMVTMPGEAADAPDLIRKLLDAGMGIMRINCAHDSAPVWERMVGHLRDAERASGKRCRVSVDLAGPKLRTGPIAPGPAVVKLRPVRNAVGQVTEPARVRLVAGSGQPDAKVPAIPVEPALVDNAKAGDTLVFADARGRKRVLRVTEVRSGECRCETAKSAYLVPGTSLALRRKRTSIAHGEVGALPTVEQWIALHVGDTLDVVCGDTPGRDAIHDGAGRVAEPAFISCALAEVFSGARAGQPILFDDGKIHGVITDVAADRLRVEITGAAGGAAKLRSEKGINLPDSELPLPALTTKDIDDLAFVAKHADAVAMSFVQRPEDIDDLLREIGELDAQQLGIVLKIETKTAFTRLPDLLFSAMRHAPVAVMIARGDLGVEVGFERLSEVQEEMLWLCEAAHVPVIWATQVLESLAKGGMPSRAEVSDAAMGSRAECVMLNKGPYILETLGFLTDVLGRIEEHHHKKTPRLRKLRVASGHASAE